The Rhododendron vialii isolate Sample 1 chromosome 5a, ASM3025357v1 genome contains a region encoding:
- the LOC131326906 gene encoding serine/threonine-protein phosphatase PP1 isozyme 9: MNMMTMEGMMDKGVLEDIIRRLLEGKGGKQVQLSEGEIRQLCVNARQIFLSQPNLLQLHAPVRICGDIHGQYQDLLRLFEYGGFPPEANYLFLGDYVDRGKQSLETICLLLAYKIRYPDKIFLLRGNHEDAKINRIYGFYDECKRRFNVRLWKIFTDCFNCLPVAALIEEKILCMHGGLSPELQNLDQIKEIERPADIPDSGLLCDLLWSDPDPRVEGWADSDRGVSCTFGADKVAEFLDKNDLDLICRGHQVVEDGYEFFAKRRLVTIFSAPNYGGEFDNAGALLSVDESLMCSFEILKPVDYRQSPGSSKLPLKKPPKIGKA; this comes from the exons atgaatATGATGACGATGGAGGGGATGATGGACAAGGGAGTTTTGGAGGATATAATAAGGAGATTGTTGGAGGGTAAAGGAGGGAAACAGGTTCAGTTGTCAGAAGGTGAGATCCGTCAGCTGTGCGTCAACGCTCGCCAAATCTTCCTCTCTCAGCCAAATCTCCTCCAGCTCCACGCACCTGTCCGGATCTGTG GTGACATACATGGACAGTACCAAGACCTACTGAGACTTTTTGAATATGGTGGTTTTCCTCCGGAAGCAAATTACCTCTTTCTTGGCGACTATGTCGATCGAGGGAAGCAAAGCTTGGAAACAATATGTTTGCTTCTGGCCTACAAAATAAGATACCCTGACAAAATTTTCCTTCTAAGGGGAAACCATGAAGATGCAAAGATAAATAGGATTTACGGGTTTTATGACGAATGTAAAAGGAGATTCAATGTTCGTCTTTGGAAGATATTCACAGATTGCTTCAATTGTTTGCCCGTTGCTGCTTTGATTGAGGAAAAGATACTTTGCATGCATGGAGGACTTTCTCCGGAGTTGCAAAATTTGGaccaaataaaagaaattgagaggCCTGCTGATATTCCGGATAGTGGTCTCCTATGTGACCTCTTATGGTCTGATCCAGACCCTAGGGTTGAGGGTTGGGCAGATAGTGATCGAGGTGTTTCTTGTACTTTTGGAGCTGACAAGGTGGCTGAGTTTTTGGATAAGAATGACCTAGACCTCATTTGTCGGGGTCATCAG GTGGTGGAGGATGGGTACGAATTTTTTGCTAAACGAAGGCTTGTAACTATATTCTCAGCTCCAAATTACGGTGGGGAGTTTGATAATGCAGGTGCTCTACTGAGTGTTGATGAATCCCTAATGTGCTCTTTTGAGATATTAAAACCAGTTGATTACAGGCAATCTCCTGGCAGTTCCAAGTTGCCCCTCAAAAAG CCCCCTAAGATCGGAAAGGCCTGA
- the LOC131326902 gene encoding uncharacterized protein At5g01610-like, producing MGSHTISVASITYLTLICLFQSSHADKPTAYEMLQRYNFPIGVLPKGVTGYDLDESTGKFSAYLNGSCAFSLEGSYQLNYKPTIKGYVSKGRLSKLEGVKVKLFFIWVDIVEVDRNGDDLDFSVGIASAGFSVDSFEECPQCGCGLNCGDRRVRNVRTNPLGLSSSF from the coding sequence atggGTTCACATACCATATCCGTAGCATCAATCACATACCTCACTCTGATATGTTTATTCCAAAGCTCCCACGCCGATAAGCCAACAGCTTACGAAATGCTCCAGCGATACAACTTCCCCATCGGCGTTTTACCCAAAGGCGTCACCGGCTACGACTTGGACGAGTCTACAGGCAAGTTCTCCGCCTACTTGAACGGCAGCTGCGCCTTCTCCCTCGAGGGCTCGTACCAACTGAACTACAAGCCCACAATCAAAGGGTACGTGTCCAAGGGAAGGCTCTCCAAATTGGAGGGCGTCAAAGTGAAGTTGTTTTTCATCTGGGTTGACATTGTAGAGGTCGACAGGAACGGCGACGACCTCGATTTCTCGGTTGGGATCGCGTCGGCCGGGTTCTCGGTAGATAGTTTCGAGGAGTGTCCTCAGTGTGGGTGTGGGTTGAATTGTGGTGATCGGAGAGTGAGGAATGTTAGGACAAACCCACTTGGTTTATCTTCGTCTTTTTAA
- the LOC131326907 gene encoding dormancy-associated protein homolog 3-like has protein sequence MSLLDKLWDDTVAGPRPESGLGKLRKHPTFGFRSNPGKESDGGSTEEALKVTRRIMIVKPPTENGSPPVSPAGSTPPVSPFAGVGEASRFRRRSLSDVYEKANRLGPGSPRPPYDV, from the exons ATGAGTTTACTCGACAAGCTCTGGGACGACACAGTTGCCGGCCCCCGGCCGGAAAGCGGCCTCGGAAAACTCCGTAAACACCCGACGTTCGGCTTCCGATCAAATCCCGGCAAGG AATCGGACGGTGGAAGCACGGAGGAAGCGTTGAAGGTTACGCGGCGGATCATGATAGTGAAACCTCCTACGGAGAATGGCTCGCCACCAGTTTCTCCGGCGGGGTCTACTCCACCGGTATCTCCTTTCGCCG GAGTGGGAGAGGCAAGTCGGTTTCGGAGGAGGTCATTATCAGATGTTTACGAGAAAGCAAATAGGCTTGGACCCGGAAGCCCTCGTCCTCCTTATGACGTCTGA